A stretch of the uncultured Trichococcus sp. genome encodes the following:
- a CDS encoding ABC transporter permease → MENETKKIEKKKIDFKSLFMNYSVYLVLIMLVVYFSIANSDFLSTYNIENFLQQIPPVGILTVAYAMILICGYVDLSIGYVGMASGMVGLFVSNMGLPAPIVIVTSLAVGAILGTMNALLIKKFDLPSFILTLGTSYVIKGMLGFFTDEQFIGSEQEWFNKLAKTPIGTEMFKSNALIFFVIIAIAVFIMKKTRLGKYTYAIGSNQEAARLSGINTDLHIVKVFIIEGMLAAIAGLLIVSNLNGGASKDANGLDLFAMAAAIMGGTSFSGGIGTIGGAVAGIMTLQVFKNGLTLMGMNSFLQDTVTGLVIILSIIIDYLKRRASRNS, encoded by the coding sequence ATGGAAAACGAAACAAAGAAAATAGAAAAGAAAAAAATAGATTTTAAATCGTTGTTTATGAACTATTCGGTATATCTGGTTTTAATAATGTTAGTAGTGTATTTTTCGATTGCAAACAGTGATTTTCTAAGCACGTACAATATCGAAAACTTTTTGCAACAGATACCGCCTGTGGGGATTCTGACCGTTGCGTATGCAATGATCCTCATTTGTGGATATGTTGATCTATCAATCGGTTACGTAGGGATGGCATCTGGGATGGTGGGGTTATTTGTTTCCAATATGGGGCTTCCAGCGCCCATCGTTATCGTAACTTCTTTAGCTGTAGGTGCGATACTTGGAACTATGAATGCTTTATTGATCAAAAAGTTTGATCTTCCTTCATTTATTTTGACTTTAGGAACAAGCTATGTGATTAAGGGAATGCTTGGTTTCTTTACGGATGAGCAGTTCATTGGTTCCGAACAGGAGTGGTTCAATAAATTAGCCAAAACACCTATTGGTACTGAAATGTTTAAAAGTAATGCATTGATATTTTTTGTCATCATTGCGATTGCTGTGTTCATCATGAAAAAAACTCGTCTCGGAAAATACACCTATGCTATAGGTTCAAACCAGGAAGCGGCGCGTCTTTCCGGAATCAACACGGATCTCCATATCGTGAAGGTATTCATCATCGAAGGTATGTTGGCAGCAATTGCTGGTCTGTTGATTGTTTCTAACTTAAATGGTGGCGCTTCAAAAGATGCTAATGGATTGGATTTATTTGCGATGGCAGCCGCAATAATGGGGGGAACCTCTTTTAGTGGTGGTATCGGTACTATCGGTGGAGCAGTGGCGGGAATAATGACCTTACAAGTCTTCAAAAATGGATTGACTCTGATGGGGATGAATTCCTTCTTGCAGGATACTGTAACGGGTCTTGTCATCATTCTATCCATCATTATCGATTACTTGAAACGAAGAGCCAGTCGGAATTCTTAA